Proteins from a single region of Candidatus Bathyarchaeia archaeon:
- the msrA gene encoding peptide-methionine (S)-S-oxide reductase MsrA has product MDSPRTSGSDREVATLGGGCFWCTEAIFDQLKGVEMVESGYSGGKIPDPSYEDVCTGTTGHAESIQITFDPNQISFKEILQIFFTTHDPTTLNRQGADVGTQYRSAIFYHNPEQETVAKEVIKETNAAKVWKKPIVTEVVPFKAFFKAEDYHQEYFKNNARQPYCQVVIAPKIVKLREHYREKLKSA; this is encoded by the coding sequence ATGGATTCACCAAGGACTTCTGGCAGCGACCGAGAGGTTGCAACCCTAGGTGGAGGATGTTTCTGGTGTACGGAAGCAATCTTCGACCAATTGAAGGGCGTTGAGATGGTAGAATCAGGCTATTCTGGCGGAAAAATTCCGGACCCATCCTACGAGGATGTATGCACTGGAACAACGGGACACGCGGAGTCAATCCAGATAACCTTCGATCCCAACCAGATTTCGTTCAAGGAGATCCTGCAGATCTTCTTCACAACACATGACCCAACGACGCTGAATCGGCAAGGAGCCGATGTCGGAACACAATACAGATCCGCAATCTTCTACCATAATCCCGAACAAGAGACCGTGGCAAAAGAGGTCATCAAAGAAACGAACGCCGCGAAGGTCTGGAAGAAGCCAATTGTAACCGAGGTTGTCCCCTTCAAGGCCTTTTTCAAGGCCGAAGACTACCATCAAGAATATTTCAAGAATAACGCGAGACAGCCATACTGCCAGGTAGTGATCGCGCCAAAGATCGTAAAGCTACGCGAGCACTATCGGGAAAAACTGAAGAGCGCATAG
- a CDS encoding RHS repeat-associated core domain-containing protein, whose product MQNGTASVPIETYNSYYSWGGLNQQKRLVESGAQLQVDGTGGSSSQGPIYVTLSTSQANDIVILFVYGDSDGAPTGVSDTSGLTWALRSAQWVEYEYYAKAPNPLVSDTITIQFSQSHSTVYAVAFGVSGANYLSPFDPSAFIPSGADAVTTTPSANITPSGPSEMILGGFSDNGVCNLHAGAGFSFIFSSGNLASEYQITGAPTSVTGNLSGCGPTPHAVMIADAIVSALTLTTVSLISRAYDVYGNPATLTDPRGNVTSYTYSSLYNYAYPTSVSETVKPGSTQITRLYTYDLNMGTLRSMADPNGYTTTYQYDILGRLTSTDYPTRTPGLPQLDGSAMAGCANNTKSCSVTFQTSHPSDVIVMFASETLGQSGPNCPFSVSDTASLTWTARSPVVTGRQSRDGLQEFYAKAANTLSSDTITESLCSSAGNSYNGLQVFAISGANFNNPFDTNSMLPGTGSDSTSGQQYTTSATISTSNATDFIFAGVQHGTGAIPTPQSGFTTITSAGTAGTEYKIQAGTLTNFGVTFSFSTSSYWQEIADAIQLSSQISYPDSVRNMYNDAGHFVDVTNEHGWQTRQIYDGLGRLSTTDRFLGGGSYSNQTYTYNWQDRMVSSTDALRNRYYLSYDALGRTTSSTTPDSQVIQQSYNDLASSAIVANQDGNFKCNYSDRLGRLISVVEYANSTGCITGTIAGYRFVTNYYYDEVGNLRRVSNAASRSTAYFYDSLNRLTSIGYPDGTMESYAYDKSGNPIKKVDRASITTLTSFDSLDRPLTTTYCGATIMSATDTYDKNGNILQDSNQNATLSYIYDSRNRTLNETYAVNPATRTVVDLGCSGIGGNITRTGGVASTFMVGWTYTGELLNTLAYPKLSISNPGITIKYAYDGLGRVLNVTNQASPAYYARSFTYYPNDKVKGLQFGNNLIQNYTYDGMSRPSAITLSGATIMSLNYAHNKTGTLASVTGQVNGANVNEQYRYDPLQRLTNSSTTSGGSTTISWYEYDNLGNRVRQKLNDTITAYTYNSINELTASSAPGTSIAYSYDANGNQLARNSTTIGTTHWTYIWDASSRLQKVKNDAGVLGVYAYDGHGRRVESSEASTTFYAYIRTEVMYENITGVGGTDYLFAGAFRIAKLTSASVNYYHSDSLGSTRLITSSTAGTVFRNGYQPFGQDNGTPTGSETYRFTGKPYSSSTGLYYDYQRWSDPSTGRFISSDPIRGHRLAPQSLNPYLYTQDDPTSVTDPTGLDGGFGADNRCEKLHACPHPTLAQIQQEETVMWIFLGFEAGLGLAFACVVACPIVIGALSTAGTGCEEDPEICTPATDPPPPITDPTPPTAVDPTLPSIEPNPVATEVTDGGFSATRSGVGSFTNLGKEIGVKHLDAISKAGGFQRYLGLIQDTVENGVDTTSIEGTNPSYLTLRNIASKFFVVAEPQSGTIVTAFYNTPSGPLASLWKMMILVPD is encoded by the coding sequence TTGCAGAATGGGACAGCTTCGGTTCCAATCGAAACTTACAATAGCTACTACTCGTGGGGCGGCCTAAACCAACAGAAACGTCTTGTTGAATCAGGGGCACAGCTACAAGTTGATGGGACGGGTGGCTCTTCGAGCCAAGGTCCCATTTATGTGACGCTTTCCACCTCCCAAGCCAACGACATAGTAATTCTCTTTGTCTACGGTGACAGCGACGGTGCACCTACCGGGGTTAGTGACACGTCCGGGCTCACCTGGGCTCTTCGGAGCGCCCAATGGGTAGAATACGAGTACTATGCGAAGGCGCCTAATCCCCTCGTCTCAGACACGATTACCATTCAATTCAGCCAATCGCATTCCACCGTGTACGCGGTCGCTTTCGGTGTTAGCGGAGCCAATTACCTCAGTCCCTTCGATCCGTCAGCCTTCATCCCCTCCGGCGCGGACGCCGTCACCACAACACCCTCAGCCAACATAACCCCTTCGGGGCCGAGCGAAATGATTCTAGGAGGCTTCTCAGACAACGGAGTGTGTAACCTCCACGCTGGAGCCGGGTTCAGTTTCATCTTTTCCAGCGGGAACTTGGCCTCGGAATACCAAATAACGGGCGCTCCTACGTCGGTTACCGGAAACCTATCAGGTTGCGGGCCAACTCCTCACGCCGTTATGATCGCGGATGCGATTGTGTCCGCCCTCACCTTGACGACAGTCTCCCTGATCTCAAGAGCTTATGATGTCTACGGAAACCCGGCAACCTTGACCGATCCGCGGGGCAACGTGACCTCTTACACCTATTCATCTCTGTACAACTACGCATACCCGACCAGCGTTTCGGAAACTGTGAAGCCTGGCTCGACACAAATCACGAGACTTTACACTTACGATCTGAACATGGGGACTTTACGCTCCATGGCAGACCCAAACGGATACACTACCACTTATCAGTACGACATTCTAGGCCGTCTCACGAGCACCGACTATCCAACAAGGACCCCCGGCCTGCCCCAACTAGACGGCTCGGCGATGGCTGGTTGCGCAAACAATACAAAATCATGTTCGGTTACGTTTCAGACCTCACACCCGAGTGACGTTATTGTTATGTTTGCCTCCGAGACCCTTGGCCAGAGTGGGCCAAATTGTCCCTTTTCCGTCTCGGACACAGCTAGCCTGACATGGACAGCTAGATCTCCCGTGGTTACGGGACGGCAGTCGAGGGACGGGCTCCAGGAGTTTTATGCCAAAGCCGCTAACACATTGTCGTCGGACACGATCACCGAGTCGCTTTGCTCCTCCGCTGGAAACAGCTACAATGGATTGCAAGTTTTCGCGATTAGCGGTGCTAACTTCAACAACCCATTCGACACAAACTCGATGTTACCAGGGACCGGCAGTGATTCGACTAGTGGCCAACAATATACAACTTCAGCGACCATATCGACCAGTAATGCCACTGATTTCATATTTGCTGGGGTACAGCATGGCACCGGAGCGATTCCGACTCCTCAATCCGGGTTTACTACAATAACTTCTGCTGGGACTGCAGGCACGGAGTACAAGATCCAGGCAGGCACCCTTACGAATTTTGGGGTCACCTTCAGCTTCAGCACCTCATCGTACTGGCAAGAGATCGCCGACGCGATACAACTATCGAGCCAAATTAGCTACCCTGACTCCGTGAGGAACATGTATAATGATGCAGGACATTTTGTCGACGTCACTAACGAACACGGATGGCAGACGCGCCAAATCTACGACGGACTCGGCCGGCTTTCTACCACAGATAGATTCCTTGGGGGAGGCTCTTACTCTAACCAAACGTACACGTACAATTGGCAAGACAGGATGGTTTCTTCTACGGACGCCCTTCGAAACCGTTACTATCTTTCCTACGACGCACTTGGCCGGACAACCAGCTCGACCACACCAGATAGTCAGGTCATTCAACAGTCCTACAATGATCTCGCCTCATCAGCAATCGTCGCAAACCAAGACGGCAACTTCAAGTGCAATTACTCTGATAGACTTGGACGGCTGATTAGCGTCGTCGAATACGCCAACTCGACTGGTTGCATCACCGGGACCATAGCGGGATACAGATTCGTCACAAACTACTACTACGACGAGGTCGGAAATCTAAGAAGGGTCTCAAACGCAGCCTCTAGGTCCACCGCGTACTTCTACGACAGCCTCAACCGACTAACGAGCATAGGTTATCCAGATGGAACGATGGAGTCATACGCGTACGATAAGAGTGGAAACCCCATCAAGAAAGTTGACAGAGCTTCAATAACAACTCTTACGTCTTTTGACTCGCTTGATCGACCTCTCACGACAACGTACTGCGGAGCCACGATAATGAGTGCCACCGACACATACGACAAGAATGGCAATATCCTCCAAGATTCTAATCAGAACGCAACCCTCTCATACATTTACGATTCTCGAAATAGGACGCTCAACGAAACATACGCAGTCAACCCGGCAACACGAACCGTGGTGGACCTGGGTTGTTCAGGAATCGGCGGAAACATTACTCGAACCGGGGGTGTTGCCAGCACGTTCATGGTGGGGTGGACTTACACCGGCGAGCTCCTGAATACTCTCGCGTACCCGAAGCTCTCGATCTCCAACCCAGGCATCACAATCAAGTATGCCTACGACGGTCTAGGGAGAGTTCTGAACGTAACAAATCAGGCTAGTCCGGCTTACTACGCAAGGTCCTTCACATATTACCCAAACGACAAAGTCAAAGGCCTCCAGTTCGGAAACAATCTAATCCAGAACTATACTTACGACGGCATGTCGAGACCCTCAGCCATCACATTGAGCGGCGCTACGATCATGAGCCTCAACTATGCACATAATAAAACCGGGACCCTGGCTAGTGTCACAGGACAGGTTAACGGTGCGAATGTGAATGAGCAGTATCGCTACGACCCTCTACAACGATTGACCAATTCCAGCACTACAAGCGGCGGATCGACCACAATTTCATGGTACGAGTACGATAACCTTGGAAACCGAGTACGACAGAAACTTAACGACACAATCACCGCTTACACTTACAACTCTATCAATGAGCTCACTGCATCTTCTGCACCAGGGACAAGCATAGCCTATAGTTACGACGCCAACGGAAACCAACTCGCGCGCAATTCCACTACAATTGGGACGACTCACTGGACCTACATTTGGGATGCTTCCAGCCGTCTCCAGAAGGTGAAAAATGACGCCGGAGTGCTAGGGGTGTACGCGTACGATGGCCATGGGCGGAGAGTCGAGTCCTCAGAAGCCTCCACAACATTCTACGCGTACATCAGAACAGAGGTCATGTACGAGAACATCACCGGCGTTGGCGGGACAGACTACCTCTTCGCAGGAGCATTCAGAATCGCCAAGTTGACAAGTGCATCGGTTAACTATTATCACTCTGACTCACTGGGAAGCACGCGTCTAATCACAAGCTCGACGGCCGGCACAGTCTTCCGCAATGGCTACCAACCCTTCGGCCAGGATAACGGAACGCCAACCGGATCGGAAACTTATAGGTTCACGGGCAAGCCTTACAGTTCGTCGACTGGTTTGTACTATGACTACCAGCGCTGGTCCGATCCGTCTACTGGAAGATTCATCTCATCCGATCCAATCCGAGGGCATCGACTAGCTCCTCAAAGCCTCAATCCTTACCTCTACACTCAGGATGATCCTACTTCAGTCACCGATCCCACAGGGTTAGACGGTGGTTTCGGCGCTGACAATAGGTGCGAGAAGCTCCACGCCTGCCCTCACCCAACTCTAGCGCAGATTCAACAGGAGGAGACCGTCATGTGGATCTTTCTGGGATTCGAGGCGGGTTTAGGGCTTGCGTTCGCTTGCGTGGTCGCCTGCCCAATAGTCATCGGCGCATTGAGCACCGCCGGGACTGGGTGTGAAGAAGATCCGGAGATCTGCACCCCAGCAACCGATCCGCCTCCACCGATTACCGACCCTACCCCGCCGACCGCTGTAGACCCTACTCTCCCCAGCATCGAGCCTAACCCTGTCGCAACAGAGGTGACTGATGGAGGTTTTTCTGCGACTCGTTCAGGAGTCGGCAGCTTTACAAACCTCGGTAAGGAAATTGGAGTCAAGCACCTTGACGCGATTTCCAAGGCTGGAGGATTTCAAAGGTACCTGGGGCTAATTCAAGATACGGTCGAAAACGGAGTTGACACTACCTCGATCGAGGGTACCAATCCATCTTATTTGACGCTGAGAAACATCGCGTCCAAGTTCTTTGTAGTTGCTGAGCCACAATCAGGGACCATAGTAACTGCGTTCTATAACACACCGTCCGGTCCGCTAGCTTCGCTCTGGAAAATGATGATCCTAGTGCCGGATTGA
- a CDS encoding aldo/keto reductase, which produces MADMNYTSLGSTGVDVSVLALGAMTFGEKDTWKLGGLDQGTVNKMVSRAIDAGINFFDTADVYDEGESEKTLGKALQPYRDKILIATKVRGKSGTGINEIGLSRHHIRQAIRQSLARLGTSWVDLYQFHSWDAHVPLDESIETMQDLVEEGLVNYPGISNFTAWQMATVQARAQERGFSRYEAAQMNYSLLNRDVEHEILPFLNYTKMSLLVWSPLHGGVLSGKYSKETKPPGTRAGNRGLFFPFFDEQTGFDIVERVKQVGKEQDATPAQVALSWLLSKGHIVIVGAKNMEQFEENLGALDVNLSSDQIGKLDELTRHRIQYPNWMIERQSSGRTFPVSEPAWTRKN; this is translated from the coding sequence ATGGCGGACATGAATTACACTTCACTAGGCAGCACGGGCGTCGACGTCTCTGTCCTTGCTCTTGGAGCGATGACTTTTGGCGAGAAAGACACTTGGAAGCTCGGGGGACTTGATCAGGGAACAGTCAACAAAATGGTGTCCCGCGCCATTGATGCAGGCATCAACTTCTTCGACACGGCGGACGTGTACGACGAAGGAGAGTCAGAGAAGACCCTTGGAAAGGCCCTCCAACCGTACCGGGACAAGATTCTGATCGCGACCAAGGTCAGAGGAAAGAGCGGGACTGGAATCAACGAGATAGGCCTGTCTAGACATCATATTCGCCAAGCGATCCGTCAAAGTTTAGCTCGACTCGGCACGAGTTGGGTGGATCTTTACCAGTTCCATTCCTGGGATGCGCACGTCCCACTGGACGAATCAATCGAGACAATGCAAGACCTTGTCGAAGAAGGCCTCGTAAATTATCCAGGCATATCGAACTTTACTGCCTGGCAAATGGCCACCGTTCAAGCGAGAGCCCAAGAACGCGGCTTCTCCAGGTATGAAGCCGCCCAGATGAACTACAGTCTTCTCAACCGGGACGTTGAGCATGAGATTCTTCCGTTTCTCAATTATACCAAGATGAGCCTCCTTGTCTGGAGCCCGCTACATGGCGGCGTCCTCAGCGGAAAATACTCTAAGGAAACGAAACCTCCCGGGACTAGGGCCGGCAACCGTGGACTATTCTTTCCCTTCTTCGATGAACAGACAGGCTTCGATATCGTAGAACGTGTGAAGCAGGTGGGCAAGGAACAAGATGCAACTCCAGCGCAAGTAGCTCTTTCCTGGCTGCTGTCAAAGGGCCACATTGTTATTGTTGGAGCGAAGAACATGGAGCAATTCGAAGAGAACCTAGGCGCACTGGATGTCAACCTCTCTAGCGACCAAATCGGGAAATTAGACGAGCTCACGAGACATCGGATCCAGTATCCGAACTGGATGATTGAAAGACAGAGTTCAGGGCGGACTTTCCCCGTATCGGAACCGGCGTGGACTAGGAAGAATTAG
- the dapA gene encoding 4-hydroxy-tetrahydrodipicolinate synthase, giving the protein MKLKLEGIWTPIPTPLTKRGKVDTDVTGRLVDFHIESGIDGLLPLGTSGEFALLQKEERKALVNTVVEQADGRVPVVAGVSDPSIENVVELSEDAKEAGADAVIATPPYYFTTTDEGHYQHFKTISESIDLPLMIYNIPEWTHSLVTPEIVQRLADENLVVGMKYTEYNFLNLIRFLRASRNKIAIFAGSDAMAYSNLEFGGAGAIIGSANVAPKLASKIFDDYKKGNLSEAREAQEKLLPVIMALGVGKYPAALKEAMNLIGIPVGPLKEPLQPLSTIEKKTMAELLRGGGFLS; this is encoded by the coding sequence ATGAAGCTGAAGCTAGAGGGAATCTGGACCCCGATTCCAACTCCTTTGACAAAGAGAGGAAAAGTTGACACAGATGTTACTGGAAGACTGGTTGACTTTCACATCGAGTCTGGAATAGACGGTCTCCTGCCATTGGGCACGTCAGGAGAGTTTGCTCTTCTCCAAAAGGAAGAACGAAAGGCGCTTGTCAATACAGTGGTCGAGCAGGCAGACGGTAGGGTCCCGGTTGTGGCAGGAGTTTCAGACCCATCTATCGAGAATGTCGTGGAGTTGTCAGAGGACGCGAAAGAGGCTGGAGCTGACGCTGTCATAGCCACGCCACCATACTACTTTACCACGACCGATGAGGGACATTATCAGCACTTCAAGACAATATCAGAATCTATCGACTTGCCGCTTATGATCTACAATATTCCAGAATGGACCCACTCCCTTGTCACCCCCGAGATTGTTCAACGCTTGGCTGACGAAAACCTTGTCGTGGGAATGAAATACACAGAGTACAATTTCCTGAATCTTATCCGATTTCTAAGAGCCAGTCGGAACAAGATAGCGATCTTCGCCGGGTCAGATGCTATGGCATATTCCAACCTAGAGTTCGGTGGAGCTGGAGCAATAATTGGCTCCGCAAACGTCGCCCCAAAGCTTGCCAGCAAAATATTCGATGACTACAAGAAAGGCAATCTAAGCGAAGCGAGAGAAGCTCAGGAAAAGCTCTTGCCAGTAATCATGGCTCTGGGGGTGGGAAAATATCCTGCCGCGCTAAAAGAGGCAATGAATCTAATTGGTATCCCGGTTGGACCATTGAAAGAACCCCTTCAGCCCCTGTCAACCATCGAGAAGAAGACAATGGCCGAGTTGCTCAGGGGTGGCGGGTTCCTTAGCTAG
- a CDS encoding winged helix-turn-helix domain-containing protein has protein sequence MAKLLENAGTAHDRFLVLLAMDIEDKAIDLSSLDLSDVDGPSKSLRIKRDIDQTKRVKLRDATVIAFHQYASGRTDHQQELFVDPEGKKQSKDDLITILGQIADQSSLRFDPTTLHFDKPAKEQAPRIATKTASKDMFYLYGIVSHPLRRKIVEILGEGPTSFTVLKKRVDVKVGTLYYHLDMLKGLITQDEQKRYQLTTVGTDAYTKLQSREYVDSTMRAQEIPGQKRRLDQLGNMLSLGPVWPWLASNYVVPKIGALALAALGAIIVYQARLETVLLFLNTVPTATTLLPLEYILSWIAVFGIADLGSTILYRRKGEHIALFLATGYTLIPIIGFALWWSFQLNGSFPNPPVSILLLSRSILIVLQAWSLGMLARAVSTIKGLRLERAAVVIMAVAYASILVAYLRGV, from the coding sequence TTGGCAAAGCTCCTAGAGAACGCTGGAACCGCCCATGACCGGTTTCTGGTCTTACTTGCGATGGACATCGAAGACAAGGCGATTGATCTTTCGAGTCTCGATCTCTCAGATGTTGACGGCCCATCAAAGTCATTACGCATCAAGCGTGATATTGATCAAACGAAGAGGGTCAAGTTGCGAGATGCGACGGTAATCGCGTTCCATCAATACGCATCGGGTCGGACCGACCATCAGCAAGAACTCTTCGTCGACCCTGAAGGAAAGAAACAGAGCAAAGATGATCTGATAACAATCCTCGGCCAGATCGCGGATCAGTCATCGCTACGATTTGATCCAACTACCCTACACTTCGACAAGCCTGCCAAAGAACAAGCTCCACGGATCGCGACCAAGACCGCGTCCAAGGACATGTTCTATCTCTACGGAATAGTCTCTCATCCTCTAAGGCGGAAAATAGTCGAGATCCTAGGCGAAGGCCCAACTAGCTTCACCGTACTCAAGAAGCGGGTCGACGTGAAGGTCGGAACGCTCTACTATCATCTCGATATGCTTAAGGGCCTCATCACACAAGACGAGCAGAAGCGATACCAGCTCACCACAGTCGGAACGGACGCTTACACAAAACTCCAATCCAGAGAATACGTCGACAGTACAATGCGAGCCCAGGAAATACCTGGGCAGAAGCGAAGGCTCGACCAGTTAGGCAACATGCTCAGTCTAGGCCCAGTTTGGCCGTGGCTAGCATCCAACTATGTCGTTCCGAAAATTGGAGCACTGGCACTGGCCGCTCTAGGCGCGATAATAGTCTATCAAGCCCGGCTCGAGACTGTCCTACTATTCCTCAACACGGTCCCAACAGCGACCACACTCCTTCCGCTTGAGTACATTCTTTCATGGATAGCGGTCTTTGGCATCGCCGATCTGGGAAGCACGATTCTCTACCGAAGGAAAGGCGAGCACATTGCCCTCTTCCTCGCAACTGGTTATACGCTAATCCCGATTATCGGATTCGCCTTATGGTGGAGCTTCCAGCTCAATGGTTCCTTCCCCAACCCACCAGTCTCGATCCTCCTTCTCTCCAGATCAATACTCATAGTCCTACAAGCATGGAGCCTCGGAATGCTCGCACGAGCAGTCAGCACGATCAAAGGGCTTAGACTCGAACGAGCAGCCGTAGTCATCATGGCCGTCGCCTATGCGAGCATACTGGTAGCCTATCTGAGAGGCGTCTGA
- a CDS encoding HAD family hydrolase has translation MFDLDGTIVDRDRLVVHCTLEVAKRLLGKTLNPDRISWGLHETDTILRLTRQLSRDCSEQALDAYTDCLKTNLKMWEVFPGIPGLLERLRESGKQIALVTSVPNRTLVREALEGLTLKQYFAAVVTGEDVTRYKPDPEGIQMVLKRMEVRPSRVIMVGDSASDIQAGRKAGVITGAALWGSKAMRDLWGHIASQARPDFEFQTVEELDHFLFPARV, from the coding sequence ATCTTCGACCTAGACGGGACCATTGTGGACAGAGACCGTCTTGTTGTTCATTGCACTCTTGAAGTTGCCAAGAGGCTGCTCGGTAAGACCCTAAACCCTGATCGAATCTCTTGGGGCCTCCACGAGACAGATACCATTCTAAGATTGACGCGTCAACTCTCGCGGGATTGTTCCGAACAAGCACTCGACGCCTACACTGATTGCCTGAAGACTAACCTGAAGATGTGGGAGGTGTTCCCAGGAATCCCAGGACTGTTAGAGAGGCTCAGAGAATCCGGCAAGCAGATTGCCTTGGTGACATCGGTTCCGAACAGAACCCTAGTCCGTGAAGCTTTGGAGGGTCTAACCCTGAAGCAGTACTTTGCAGCGGTGGTGACAGGGGAGGATGTGACGCGTTACAAGCCGGACCCCGAAGGCATCCAGATGGTCCTTAAGAGAATGGAGGTTCGGCCGAGCAGGGTGATCATGGTTGGCGATTCGGCCTCCGATATTCAAGCCGGGAGGAAGGCGGGAGTAATCACTGGCGCAGCACTCTGGGGTTCGAAGGCGATGAGGGACTTGTGGGGCCACATAGCCTCACAGGCAAGGCCCGATTTCGAATTTCAAACAGTGGAAGAACTTGACCACTTTCTGTTTCCAGCTCGGGTCTGA
- a CDS encoding helix-turn-helix domain-containing protein yields MSRIDENLHRILKDHGLTEYEIKTYLKLVFDGPATPFEISESVQIPYARVYGTLEGLEKRKWIRARPGRPVVYEANPPRSVAELELEQKQSEMVAFTNLMKQDLQAIYERREVVKNISLWVIHGGDKISDKIGEIVSTAKTRAYLQFATLIPKDVDDLRAPLKAARERGVSVKILSFLNPRFVDQKSLSLLSDEAEVGVIQESNEEAPKPYNVCAVDGRDTVLTYLWNIETPNEPGSRIAFRLSDEEFAGVMDRYFEYYWLKARRI; encoded by the coding sequence ATGTCCCGGATCGACGAAAACCTCCATCGAATACTCAAAGACCACGGGCTCACAGAATACGAGATCAAAACCTACCTCAAACTAGTCTTCGACGGACCCGCCACGCCCTTCGAGATCAGCGAAAGCGTACAAATCCCCTACGCGCGAGTATATGGGACCCTTGAGGGATTGGAGAAAAGAAAGTGGATCAGAGCAAGACCAGGAAGACCAGTCGTATACGAAGCGAATCCACCGAGGTCAGTTGCAGAACTAGAGCTGGAACAGAAACAGTCTGAAATGGTCGCTTTCACGAACTTGATGAAACAGGATCTCCAGGCAATCTACGAGCGTCGCGAAGTAGTCAAGAACATTAGCCTCTGGGTCATCCACGGTGGTGATAAAATCTCTGACAAGATTGGCGAGATCGTGTCGACCGCGAAGACGCGGGCCTACCTCCAGTTCGCCACCCTGATCCCGAAAGATGTCGACGATCTTCGTGCGCCTTTGAAGGCCGCTCGTGAAAGAGGCGTATCGGTGAAAATCCTCTCGTTTCTCAATCCTCGTTTTGTTGATCAGAAGAGCCTGTCACTGCTTTCGGACGAGGCAGAGGTTGGGGTGATACAGGAGTCCAACGAAGAGGCTCCGAAACCCTACAATGTCTGCGCTGTTGATGGCAGGGACACTGTTCTCACCTATCTCTGGAATATTGAAACTCCCAACGAGCCAGGGTCGCGGATCGCTTTTCGATTATCAGATGAAGAATTCGCCGGAGTCATGGACAGATATTTCGAATATTATTGGTTGAAAGCCCGTAGGATTTGA